The following proteins come from a genomic window of Corallococcus sp. NCRR:
- a CDS encoding cell division protein FtsQ/DivIB has product MAFGKSKNRRRLDAAPRNDAVKGAVRSHGPSVAKALGLAVATAGLIWGSMELRAWAVVSPRFALESVNFTGLERASRPELLKLSGLTAGQNLWTLDTAALARAMGQHPWIRTVEVTRRFPRGVSVEVTEHAPAALAVLGDLYVLDEEGEPFKRVTPGDGLDLPLVTGMERDAYVADPDAVRSKFREALDVTRAYARLSPGRSDRLSEVRLENTGLALVTATGQEVRLGAGDTEVKLQRLARVRRELSTRGLAAAIIRLDNRARPGWVAVRLSSGSDSVRSGDSTQ; this is encoded by the coding sequence ATGGCCTTCGGAAAATCCAAGAACCGCCGCCGCCTGGACGCCGCACCGCGCAATGACGCGGTGAAGGGCGCGGTCCGTTCGCACGGGCCGTCGGTGGCGAAGGCGCTGGGGCTGGCGGTGGCGACGGCGGGGCTCATCTGGGGCTCCATGGAGCTGCGTGCGTGGGCGGTGGTGTCGCCTCGCTTCGCGCTGGAGTCGGTGAACTTCACCGGCCTGGAGCGCGCGTCGCGCCCGGAGCTCTTGAAGCTGTCCGGCCTCACGGCGGGCCAGAACCTGTGGACGCTGGACACGGCCGCGCTGGCGCGGGCCATGGGGCAGCACCCGTGGATTCGCACGGTGGAGGTGACGCGGCGGTTTCCGCGCGGGGTGTCCGTGGAGGTGACGGAGCACGCACCCGCGGCGCTGGCGGTGCTGGGCGACCTCTACGTGCTGGACGAGGAAGGCGAGCCCTTCAAGCGCGTCACCCCGGGGGACGGGCTGGATTTGCCGCTCGTCACCGGCATGGAGCGCGATGCGTACGTGGCGGACCCGGACGCGGTGCGTTCGAAGTTCCGCGAGGCGCTGGATGTAACCCGTGCTTATGCGCGGCTGTCGCCGGGGCGATCCGACCGGCTGTCCGAGGTGCGCCTGGAGAACACCGGGCTTGCGCTGGTGACGGCGACGGGGCAGGAGGTGCGCCTCGGTGCTGGCGACACGGAAGTCAAGCTCCAGCGGCTGGCGCGTGTTCGACGCGAGCTCAGCACAAGGGGGCTTGCAGCCGCGATCATTCGCCTGGATAACCGTGCCCGACCGGGTTGGGTGGCGGTGAGGCTTTCGAGTGGGTCCGACTCCGTGCGGAGCGGGGACTCGACGCAGTGA